From the Spiribacter sp. 2438 genome, one window contains:
- a CDS encoding GNAT family N-acetyltransferase has protein sequence MSGLPPRRILWIYGEATRTRRWATTLLATVPPKTVAWVGTHPPETAYRLVPVGGARQLLGRTLGAGVLDAHAGFDPDDFGALSGTIAGGGALLLLSPPPRRWIGQPDPALQPLVSHGLSLRDFRGHFIDRLIRHLEAFAPVEALDADSPSPEGPDPVSDRPGRIRATEATATTDQRRIVDAIARLARGEDPARLFITADRGRGKSAALGMAVAALADQRVRLTAPSRAAASTVLAHAGPTPPEFIAPESVTPEDTLLLIDEAAALPLPLVARLAEENPRCVLTGTVHGYEGSGRGLILQLAGTLAEAADGLHRHILKEPVRWSADDPLEALTHRLLLLAAEPATGIGRDPQSWTIQCEDPATLITGEADLEAIFGLLVAGHYQTRPRDLRQLLDDPEMQLWTLREGGMVVGVLAARREGGMDPAMVDAIHRGKRRPAGHLIAQSLTFHAGIANAAGYQGLRIQRIAVHPQRRRRGLGRHLVAAAREAAREQALDWLGASFAGTGPLLDFWHACGMDVVRVGNRRDPRSGEHAVIVLTGLSEGGRMLLTRARARLAVHLPDQCRHALQEMPRARQRRLSRGLPSADTATVDSVDLQVFAHGQRSLLDTHGALERWGRQIVGKLSPAEQSLLAAAIRDPLNTTAMARSIGASGRREALTTLRQLVRDKLESDHE, from the coding sequence GTGAGCGGGCTGCCACCGCGCCGCATCCTCTGGATTTACGGCGAGGCCACCCGCACCCGCCGATGGGCGACCACCCTGCTGGCGACGGTGCCCCCCAAAACGGTGGCCTGGGTGGGAACCCACCCGCCCGAAACCGCCTACCGGTTGGTGCCCGTGGGCGGCGCGCGACAACTGCTCGGCCGCACCCTGGGCGCCGGTGTGCTGGACGCCCATGCGGGATTCGATCCGGACGACTTCGGAGCCCTGTCGGGAACCATTGCCGGGGGCGGCGCGTTGCTGCTTCTGAGCCCGCCGCCGCGTCGGTGGATCGGGCAGCCCGACCCCGCGCTCCAGCCGCTGGTCAGTCACGGGCTGTCGCTGCGCGACTTTCGAGGGCATTTCATTGATCGCCTGATCCGGCATCTGGAGGCCTTTGCTCCAGTGGAAGCACTGGACGCCGATTCCCCGTCGCCGGAGGGTCCTGACCCAGTGTCTGATCGGCCGGGGCGCATCCGAGCGACAGAAGCCACCGCCACCACGGATCAGCGGCGGATCGTTGACGCCATCGCGCGCCTCGCGCGGGGGGAGGACCCGGCGCGGCTGTTCATCACCGCAGACCGTGGCCGTGGCAAATCGGCCGCTCTGGGCATGGCCGTGGCTGCTCTGGCCGATCAGAGAGTGCGACTGACGGCCCCCTCGCGGGCCGCCGCATCCACCGTCCTGGCCCATGCCGGGCCCACACCGCCCGAATTCATCGCGCCGGAGTCGGTGACACCGGAAGACACCCTGCTGCTCATCGACGAGGCCGCGGCATTGCCCCTGCCCCTGGTGGCGCGGCTCGCGGAGGAGAACCCGCGATGTGTACTCACCGGTACCGTCCACGGCTACGAGGGCAGCGGTCGAGGCTTGATATTGCAACTCGCCGGCACACTCGCCGAGGCCGCCGATGGCCTGCATCGCCACATCCTGAAGGAGCCGGTTCGCTGGTCCGCCGATGATCCGCTGGAAGCCCTGACCCATCGGCTGCTGCTGTTGGCCGCGGAACCCGCTACGGGAATCGGTAGAGATCCGCAGTCCTGGACGATCCAGTGCGAAGACCCGGCGACGCTGATCACCGGCGAAGCGGACCTGGAAGCCATTTTCGGGCTACTGGTGGCGGGGCACTATCAGACCCGACCCCGGGACCTCCGGCAGTTGCTGGATGACCCCGAGATGCAGCTCTGGACCCTCCGGGAGGGTGGCATGGTGGTGGGCGTGCTAGCCGCCCGCCGGGAGGGGGGCATGGACCCGGCCATGGTCGACGCCATCCACCGGGGTAAGCGGCGACCGGCCGGGCATCTGATCGCCCAGTCCCTGACCTTTCACGCCGGCATCGCCAACGCCGCGGGCTATCAGGGCCTGCGGATCCAGCGCATCGCCGTCCACCCGCAGCGACGCCGCCGGGGCCTCGGTCGTCACCTGGTCGCCGCCGCCCGCGAGGCCGCCCGCGAACAGGCGCTGGACTGGCTGGGGGCCAGCTTTGCCGGCACCGGGCCGTTGCTGGACTTCTGGCACGCCTGCGGGATGGACGTGGTACGGGTGGGCAACCGGCGCGACCCGCGCAGCGGCGAACACGCCGTCATCGTCCTGACCGGCCTCAGTGAAGGCGGTCGGATGCTGCTGACTCGGGCCCGAGCCCGACTGGCGGTGCATCTCCCGGACCAGTGCCGCCATGCCCTGCAGGAAATGCCCCGGGCCCGGCAGAGGCGGCTGAGCCGTGGCCTCCCGTCGGCGGATACCGCAACGGTGGACTCGGTGGACCTGCAGGTCTTCGCCCATGGGCAGCGCTCCCTGCTTGATACCCACGGCGCGCTGGAACGGTGGGGCCGGCAAATAGTCGGTAAACTGTCGCCCGCCGAGCAGTCCCTGCTCGCCGCCGCCATCCGCGACCCGCTGAATACCACCGCCATGGCCCGGTCCATCGGTGCTTCCGGCCGACGGGAGGCCCTGACCACCCTGCGGCAACTGGTCCGAGACAAACTGGAGAGCGACCATGAATGA
- the uvrA gene encoding excinuclease ABC subunit UvrA has translation MNDESIRIRGARQNNLRNLDLDLPTGELIVITGVSGSGKSSLAFDTLYAEGQRRYVETFSPYARQFLDRMDRPATDRVEGIPPAIAIDQTNPVRTSRSTVGTMTELNDHLKLLFARAATLFCGGCGREVARDTADGVYHRLMTRCPESRVLIGFDVDIPENYDEAEIRSLLDRQGYTRVESLDPHRLRVIQDRLRVTPDRRDRIVEALEASFERGRGGLVVVELNDQREPVATHRFSTDLHCADCDRHYREPTPSLFSFNSPMGACETCRGFGRVMGIDYGLVIPDPKRSLAEGAIRPWQSGKSAECQQDLLRHARRAGVAVDIPWQDLPEADRQWVLEGEGRGRQRWYGVQGFFDWLESKSYKMHVRVLLSKYRSYDLCPDCEGARLKPEALQWRLGGHAESARARPPADRHRPRGVTMPAEAFHGLPGLCLHDLMTLPLHTLHQFFEELALPSPLDEAVPVLLQSIQARLGFLDSVGVSYLTLDRQSRTLSGGEVQRINLTTALGTSLVNTLFVLDEPSIGLHPRDIGRITGVMQRLRDAGNTLVVVEHDPDIMRAANRILDIGPGPGRDGGAVIFNGGPAELLADANSLTGAYLRGERRVAALDREERPAPSEWLVIRGAREHNLKNIDVRLPLHRLVCLSGVSGSGKSTLLETVLYRALRKRHGEAVDPPGDHDGVDGADTIDEVVLVDQAAIGRTTRSNPASYVGAFDAIRKAFAREPLARERGYTAGTFSFNAGAGRCPACGGNGFEHVEMQFLSDVYLRCPSCDGKRYRDSVLEVRLPPASGASRPPASIADCLAMTVDEAREFMADQPEVLRGLEPLAAVGLGYLQLGQPVPTLSGGEAQRLKLAGHLAKASRRRGGHKLFLFDEPTTGLHFADISVLLTAFERLLAAGHSVLLIEHNLDVMLASDWLVDLGPEGGDGGGHRVAEGPPGTLMEVSGSHTGAALKRYRAELDGQASPGVAEPAPPDAAVRRPDGIEIHHAREHNLRDINLCIPRQGMTVITGLSGSGKSTVAFDILFNEGQRRYLESLNAYARQFVQPAARPDIDAVFGIPPTVAIEQRTSRGGRKSTVATLTELHHFLRLLFVKLGTQVCPDCQVPISHQDQDAIAAHLLENRRGQPIELLAPLVVARKGYYTDLAQWAAGKGFSHLRVDGEDQPTDNWPRLDRYQEHDIDLPVATLTPDPSAESTLTEALAQALAYGRGQIRVQTGDGETALFSTERSCPSCRRSFAELDPRLFSYNTRHGWCPSCFGTGTRLPGFDAEQTGEENQWRADDSDEPQTCSACNGHRLRPEALAVRFDGRGIADFGALSIDEARAFFEAPGLEGRNAEIARDILAELRSRLQFLSAVGLGYLTLDRAAPTLSGGEAQRIRLAAQLGSNLQGVCYILDEPTIGLHARDNRLLLETLRALERKGNTLVVVEHDEETIRQADHVIDLGPGAGVRGGRVVAEGPLPRLLEDPDSVTGRALSNPLKHPMRAARRDPHQGPALLIKGAHANNLRQVEAHIPLGCLTVVSGVSGSGKSTLIRDVLHTNLRRWLSRDGERQRADGCRGIKGWESLQRVLEVDQTPIGKTPRSCPATYVGIYDDIRRLFAQTEEARIRGYGPGRFSFNTREGRCPECDGQGMRRIEMNFLPDVTVPCESCHGQRFTPETLAVRWRGRSIGEVLQMDIESAVDFFAAHSKIHHALELLRDTGLGYLTLGQPSPTLSGGEAQRIKLVTELTKARPSVGRVPQGQTLYILDEPTVGLHMADVERLIGVLHRLVDMGHSVVVIEHDLDILAEADWLIDLGPEGGQAGGAIVAQGTPEQVARNRDSRTGEILAEFLSARQCL, from the coding sequence ATGAATGACGAGTCGATCCGCATCCGCGGCGCTCGCCAGAACAATTTGCGCAACCTGGACCTGGACCTGCCCACCGGCGAGCTGATCGTCATTACCGGGGTGTCGGGCTCCGGCAAATCGTCCCTGGCCTTCGACACGCTGTATGCCGAGGGACAGCGGCGCTATGTCGAGACTTTTTCACCCTATGCCCGGCAGTTTCTGGACCGCATGGATCGCCCGGCCACCGACCGGGTGGAGGGCATTCCACCGGCCATTGCCATCGACCAGACCAACCCGGTCCGCACCTCCCGCTCCACGGTGGGCACCATGACCGAGCTCAACGACCACCTGAAGCTGTTGTTTGCCCGGGCGGCGACGCTGTTCTGTGGCGGCTGTGGCCGCGAAGTGGCCCGGGATACTGCGGATGGCGTCTATCACCGGCTCATGACCCGCTGCCCGGAGTCCCGGGTGCTAATCGGCTTCGATGTGGATATCCCGGAAAACTACGACGAGGCGGAAATCCGCAGTCTGCTGGATCGTCAGGGATACACCCGGGTGGAGTCGCTGGACCCCCATCGTCTGCGGGTGATCCAGGACCGGCTGCGGGTGACCCCGGATCGCCGCGACCGGATCGTTGAAGCCCTGGAGGCCAGCTTTGAGCGCGGCCGGGGCGGGCTGGTGGTGGTGGAGCTGAACGACCAGCGCGAGCCAGTGGCCACCCATCGCTTCTCCACCGACCTGCACTGCGCCGACTGCGATCGCCATTATCGTGAGCCGACGCCGAGCCTGTTCTCGTTCAACTCACCCATGGGCGCCTGTGAAACCTGCCGCGGTTTCGGCCGTGTCATGGGCATTGATTATGGCCTGGTGATTCCGGACCCGAAGCGCAGCCTGGCGGAGGGCGCCATCCGCCCGTGGCAGTCCGGCAAGTCCGCCGAGTGTCAGCAGGACCTGCTGCGGCACGCGCGACGCGCCGGGGTCGCCGTGGACATTCCCTGGCAGGACCTGCCGGAAGCCGATCGTCAGTGGGTGCTGGAGGGCGAGGGCCGGGGTCGTCAGCGGTGGTATGGCGTGCAGGGATTCTTCGACTGGCTCGAGTCCAAGAGCTACAAGATGCATGTCCGGGTGCTGCTGTCCAAATACCGCAGTTACGACCTTTGCCCGGACTGCGAAGGCGCCCGCCTCAAACCCGAGGCATTGCAGTGGCGTCTCGGCGGGCATGCCGAATCCGCCAGGGCGCGGCCGCCGGCGGACCGCCATCGGCCGCGGGGGGTCACCATGCCGGCGGAGGCCTTCCACGGGCTGCCCGGGCTGTGTCTGCATGACCTCATGACCCTCCCCCTGCATACCCTCCATCAATTCTTCGAGGAGCTGGCGCTGCCATCGCCGCTGGACGAAGCCGTCCCGGTGCTGCTCCAATCGATTCAGGCCCGGCTGGGTTTTCTGGATTCCGTCGGCGTGAGTTACCTCACCCTGGATCGTCAGTCACGGACGCTCTCCGGGGGTGAAGTTCAGCGCATCAACCTCACCACCGCCCTGGGCACATCGCTGGTGAACACCCTGTTCGTGCTGGACGAGCCCAGTATCGGTCTGCATCCGCGGGACATCGGCCGGATCACGGGGGTCATGCAACGATTGCGCGACGCCGGCAACACGCTGGTGGTGGTGGAACACGACCCGGACATCATGCGAGCGGCGAACCGGATCCTCGACATCGGTCCGGGACCCGGTCGCGATGGCGGGGCGGTGATCTTTAACGGCGGACCCGCCGAACTGTTGGCGGATGCCAATTCCCTGACCGGCGCCTACCTGCGGGGCGAGAGGCGGGTCGCGGCCCTGGACCGGGAGGAACGGCCGGCGCCTTCAGAATGGCTGGTCATTCGCGGGGCCCGGGAGCACAACCTGAAAAATATCGACGTGCGGTTGCCGCTGCACCGACTGGTCTGCCTGAGCGGCGTCTCCGGCTCGGGTAAATCCACGTTGCTGGAAACCGTGCTCTACCGCGCCCTGCGCAAGCGCCATGGCGAGGCGGTGGATCCGCCCGGCGATCATGATGGCGTCGACGGCGCTGACACCATCGACGAAGTGGTGCTGGTGGACCAGGCGGCCATCGGCCGAACCACCCGTTCCAACCCCGCCAGCTACGTCGGGGCTTTTGACGCCATCCGCAAGGCCTTTGCCCGGGAGCCGCTGGCCCGCGAACGGGGCTACACCGCCGGGACGTTCAGCTTCAATGCCGGGGCCGGACGCTGTCCTGCCTGCGGCGGCAACGGCTTTGAACACGTCGAAATGCAGTTTCTCTCGGATGTCTACCTGCGCTGCCCCAGCTGCGATGGCAAGCGGTACCGCGACAGCGTCCTCGAGGTCCGCCTGCCCCCGGCGTCCGGTGCCAGCCGTCCTCCGGCCTCCATCGCCGACTGCCTGGCCATGACCGTGGACGAGGCCCGCGAATTCATGGCCGATCAACCGGAAGTCCTGCGGGGACTGGAGCCACTGGCGGCGGTGGGCCTGGGCTACCTGCAGTTGGGCCAGCCGGTGCCCACCCTCTCCGGCGGCGAGGCCCAGCGCCTGAAGCTCGCCGGGCACCTGGCCAAGGCAAGCCGGCGTCGCGGTGGACACAAGCTGTTTCTTTTCGACGAGCCCACCACCGGTCTTCACTTCGCCGACATCAGCGTCCTGCTGACCGCCTTCGAGCGTCTGCTAGCGGCGGGGCATTCGGTGCTGCTCATTGAGCACAATCTGGATGTGATGCTGGCATCGGACTGGCTGGTGGACCTGGGCCCGGAAGGCGGCGACGGTGGCGGCCACCGGGTGGCCGAGGGGCCACCCGGGACGCTGATGGAAGTCAGTGGCAGCCATACCGGGGCCGCCCTGAAGCGCTATCGCGCCGAACTGGACGGGCAAGCATCACCCGGGGTGGCCGAACCGGCCCCTCCGGACGCGGCGGTGCGCCGGCCTGACGGCATCGAAATCCATCATGCCCGGGAGCACAACCTGAGGGACATCAACCTGTGCATACCCCGTCAGGGCATGACGGTGATTACCGGGCTGTCCGGCTCCGGCAAGAGCACGGTGGCCTTCGATATTCTGTTCAACGAGGGCCAGCGCCGCTATTTGGAGTCCCTGAACGCCTACGCCCGGCAATTCGTGCAGCCGGCGGCACGCCCCGACATCGATGCCGTGTTCGGCATACCGCCGACGGTGGCCATCGAGCAGCGCACCAGCCGGGGCGGCCGCAAGAGCACGGTGGCCACCCTCACCGAACTGCATCACTTTCTGCGCCTGCTGTTCGTGAAGCTGGGCACCCAGGTTTGCCCGGACTGTCAGGTGCCCATCAGCCATCAGGATCAGGACGCGATTGCTGCGCATCTGCTGGAGAACCGCCGGGGCCAACCCATCGAGCTGTTGGCGCCACTGGTGGTGGCCCGCAAGGGGTACTACACCGACCTCGCCCAGTGGGCCGCCGGCAAGGGCTTCTCTCACCTTCGAGTGGATGGCGAAGACCAGCCCACGGACAACTGGCCGAGGCTGGATCGATACCAGGAACATGATATCGACCTGCCCGTGGCCACCCTGACCCCGGACCCGTCGGCGGAGTCGACGCTCACCGAGGCGCTGGCGCAGGCGTTGGCCTACGGACGCGGCCAGATCCGTGTGCAGACCGGCGACGGCGAGACCGCCCTGTTTTCCACCGAGCGGTCCTGCCCCAGCTGCCGCCGCAGCTTCGCGGAACTCGATCCCCGGCTTTTTTCCTACAACACCCGGCATGGCTGGTGTCCGTCATGCTTTGGCACGGGCACCCGCCTGCCGGGCTTTGATGCCGAGCAGACCGGCGAGGAAAACCAGTGGCGGGCCGATGACAGCGACGAGCCGCAGACCTGCTCTGCCTGCAATGGCCATCGCCTGCGACCGGAGGCATTGGCCGTACGCTTTGACGGGCGGGGGATCGCGGATTTTGGCGCCCTGTCCATCGACGAGGCCCGGGCCTTTTTCGAAGCACCCGGGCTGGAAGGCCGGAATGCCGAGATCGCCCGAGATATCCTGGCAGAGCTGCGCAGTCGGCTGCAGTTTCTGTCCGCGGTGGGGCTCGGCTATCTGACCCTGGACCGCGCCGCCCCGACCCTGTCCGGCGGCGAAGCCCAGCGTATCCGGCTGGCAGCCCAACTGGGCTCCAATCTTCAGGGGGTCTGCTACATCCTTGATGAACCCACCATCGGCCTGCACGCCCGGGACAACCGGCTGTTGCTGGAGACACTCCGGGCACTGGAGCGCAAGGGCAATACCCTGGTGGTGGTGGAGCACGATGAAGAAACCATCCGCCAGGCGGATCACGTCATCGACCTGGGGCCCGGCGCCGGTGTCCGCGGCGGACGGGTGGTGGCCGAGGGGCCGCTGCCAAGGCTGCTGGAAGATCCGGACTCCGTGACCGGTCGGGCCCTGTCCAATCCACTCAAGCACCCGATGCGGGCCGCCCGGCGGGACCCTCATCAGGGTCCGGCGCTGCTGATCAAGGGCGCTCATGCCAACAACCTCCGGCAGGTTGAGGCGCATATTCCGCTGGGATGCCTGACCGTGGTCAGCGGGGTGTCGGGGTCCGGCAAGAGCACCCTGATCCGGGATGTCCTGCACACCAACCTGCGGCGCTGGCTAAGTCGTGACGGCGAGCGGCAGCGGGCGGACGGCTGCCGGGGGATCAAGGGATGGGAGTCACTGCAGCGGGTCCTGGAGGTGGACCAGACCCCCATCGGCAAAACGCCCCGCTCCTGCCCCGCCACCTATGTCGGCATTTATGACGACATTCGGCGACTGTTCGCGCAGACCGAAGAAGCCCGCATCCGCGGCTATGGCCCGGGGCGGTTTTCTTTCAACACCCGGGAGGGCCGTTGCCCGGAGTGCGACGGCCAGGGCATGCGGCGCATCGAGATGAACTTCCTGCCGGATGTCACCGTGCCCTGCGAGTCCTGTCACGGACAGCGCTTCACGCCGGAAACCCTGGCGGTGCGCTGGCGCGGCCGCTCCATTGGCGAGGTTCTGCAAATGGACATCGAATCCGCCGTGGACTTCTTTGCTGCCCATTCGAAAATCCATCACGCTCTCGAGCTGCTACGGGACACCGGACTGGGCTATCTGACACTGGGACAGCCCAGTCCGACCCTCTCCGGCGGTGAGGCCCAGCGGATCAAGCTGGTCACCGAGCTCACCAAGGCCAGGCCGTCAGTGGGACGCGTCCCTCAGGGCCAGACCCTGTACATTCTGGACGAACCCACGGTCGGGCTGCACATGGCGGATGTGGAGCGATTGATCGGCGTGCTCCACCGACTGGTGGACATGGGGCACAGCGTCGTGGTTATCGAACACGATCTGGATATTCTTGCCGAGGCCGACTGGCTCATCGACCTGGGGCCCGAGGGCGGACAGGCCGGGGGCGCCATCGTCGCCCAGGGCACCCCGGAACAGGTGGCCCGCAACCGGGACTCCCGCACCGGCGAAATACTCGCTGAATTTCTGAGTGCGCGACAATGCCTTTGA
- a CDS encoding heme-binding protein yields the protein MPKSDVFPLSCPLPLDSARAIIQAAREKGREQGFMPLTVVVLDAGGHRIAMEREDGCGIVREEVATGKAWGALGIGIGSRTIAGRNQGREAFLAGVAVASDGRFVPVPGGVLVIENGQAIGAVGISGDTSDADEMCAVAGIEAAGYQAGIDTPD from the coding sequence ATGCCGAAAAGCGACGTGTTCCCCCTCAGTTGCCCTCTTCCCCTGGACAGCGCCCGGGCCATCATCCAGGCCGCCCGCGAAAAAGGCCGGGAACAGGGCTTCATGCCCCTGACGGTGGTGGTGCTGGACGCCGGTGGGCACCGCATTGCCATGGAGCGGGAGGATGGTTGCGGCATCGTCCGCGAGGAAGTGGCCACCGGCAAAGCCTGGGGTGCCCTTGGCATCGGCATTGGCAGCCGCACCATTGCCGGGCGCAATCAGGGCCGTGAGGCATTTCTGGCCGGCGTGGCCGTGGCCTCGGACGGGCGCTTCGTCCCGGTGCCCGGCGGAGTGCTGGTCATCGAAAACGGCCAGGCCATTGGTGCCGTCGGGATCAGCGGTGATACCTCGGATGCCGACGAGATGTGCGCGGTGGCCGGCATCGAAGCCGCCGGTTATCAGGCGGGAATCGATACCCCGGACTAG
- a CDS encoding RNA-binding S4 domain-containing protein, translating to MWEADSVRLDRWLWAARFFKTRRLAIDAIRGGHVQVEGVRAKPARAVKPGQQVIVRKAAQTFEVEVLQVSDQRGPAREAEQLYRETEDSQQRRAGQREAARLAAAAQPRPEHRPERRDRRQLAAFKRGSRD from the coding sequence ATGTGGGAAGCTGATTCAGTCCGTCTCGACCGCTGGCTATGGGCGGCCCGGTTCTTCAAAACCCGCCGCCTGGCCATCGATGCCATCCGGGGTGGCCATGTGCAGGTAGAAGGCGTGAGGGCCAAGCCCGCCCGGGCCGTCAAACCGGGGCAGCAGGTGATCGTTCGAAAGGCCGCCCAGACTTTCGAAGTCGAAGTGCTGCAGGTGTCGGATCAGCGGGGACCGGCCCGTGAGGCCGAGCAACTCTATCGGGAGACCGAAGACAGTCAGCAGCGGCGGGCCGGCCAGCGCGAGGCGGCCCGCCTTGCCGCCGCGGCCCAGCCGCGACCGGAGCATCGCCCGGAGCGACGCGACCGGCGGCAACTGGCCGCTTTCAAGCGGGGCAGCCGGGACTAG
- a CDS encoding CBS domain-containing protein, which produces MRRSIKSLINERVGGLHALGPDNTVGEAVGLMNRRNIGAVLVMNTDEELLGIFTERDVLRRVLESRLDPDDTRLESVMTRELFWVAPDSTVDEAMALVSERNVRHLPIMDQGRVHGVISVRDLTAAVVESRDVELAELTSYMHGSYGSHVGS; this is translated from the coding sequence ATGCGGCGAAGTATCAAGAGTCTGATTAACGAGCGGGTCGGCGGGCTGCATGCCCTCGGTCCGGATAACACCGTTGGCGAAGCCGTTGGACTGATGAACCGGCGCAACATCGGCGCGGTTCTCGTCATGAACACCGACGAGGAGTTGCTGGGTATTTTTACCGAACGGGATGTGCTCCGCCGCGTACTCGAATCCCGACTAGATCCTGATGACACCCGTCTGGAGTCCGTGATGACCCGGGAGTTGTTTTGGGTGGCGCCGGACAGCACCGTGGACGAGGCCATGGCGCTGGTGTCGGAGCGCAATGTGCGGCACCTGCCGATCATGGATCAGGGGCGGGTTCATGGCGTGATCTCCGTGCGGGACCTCACCGCCGCGGTGGTGGAGAGCCGGGACGTGGAGCTCGCCGAATTGACCAGTTACATGCACGGCAGTTACGGGAGTCATGTGGGAAGCTGA
- the rraA gene encoding ribonuclease E activity regulator RraA, protein MAIKTTDLCDEHPEALRIMAPIFENYGGRYGFSGSVETVRTFEDNSRVREMLETPGEGRVLVVDGAGSLRCALVGDMLAAKARDNGWSGLVVYGCVRDAGDLADLDIGIKALNTHPSRSQKADGGEVGVPVTMAGVTLTPGEWLCADRDGIVVASEPLA, encoded by the coding sequence ATGGCAATCAAAACCACCGACCTGTGCGATGAACATCCCGAGGCGCTCCGTATCATGGCGCCAATCTTCGAAAACTACGGCGGTCGCTACGGTTTTTCCGGCAGCGTAGAGACGGTGCGTACATTCGAAGACAACAGCCGGGTCCGGGAAATGCTGGAAACCCCGGGAGAGGGGCGCGTCCTGGTGGTGGATGGCGCTGGCTCTCTGCGATGCGCCCTGGTGGGCGACATGCTGGCGGCCAAGGCCCGTGACAACGGCTGGAGCGGGCTGGTGGTCTATGGCTGCGTTCGCGACGCCGGCGACCTGGCGGACCTGGATATCGGCATTAAAGCGCTCAATACCCATCCGAGCCGGAGTCAGAAAGCGGATGGCGGCGAAGTCGGTGTTCCCGTGACCATGGCCGGCGTTACCCTGACGCCGGGCGAATGGCTGTGCGCCGATCGCGACGGCATTGTGGTGGCCAGCGAACCCCTCGCATGA
- a CDS encoding phosphoribulokinase, which produces MSASPASSAQPLPGAGHLRQRLMDRVRPIVIGVAGDSGSGKTTYTGGIEWLLGESLVSQISLDGYHREDRATRRRTGSSPLDPDQNRLDEAASHLRQLINGDPALVPVYDHATGCFAEPRWHQPTPVILVEGLHTLYPLMRDLLDFAIYVDTDATIRRDWKTTRDTRGRGYRSEDVEAEIQRRATQYDEWIAGQQDTADVILRIHPSRLESLALGEMNPDEGGSCHHLEVIVHPQADNQPALYFPVDLNNMNRESAVPFMLATVPSRFRGRAVNVLHVDGQMPSAALATLEQEICAFAGVEAPSGDACASADPQPTIRFAQMLVAWPILAQVAALESA; this is translated from the coding sequence ATGTCAGCTTCCCCCGCCAGCAGTGCGCAACCCCTGCCCGGTGCCGGTCACCTTCGGCAACGGCTCATGGATCGCGTGCGCCCGATCGTTATCGGTGTTGCCGGGGACAGCGGCAGCGGCAAGACCACTTACACCGGCGGCATTGAATGGCTGCTGGGTGAATCCCTGGTCAGCCAGATCAGTCTGGATGGCTATCACCGGGAGGATCGCGCGACCCGGCGGCGCACTGGCAGTTCACCGCTTGACCCGGATCAGAATCGTCTGGATGAGGCCGCCAGCCATCTCCGGCAACTGATCAACGGAGATCCGGCCCTGGTGCCGGTCTACGACCATGCCACCGGGTGTTTTGCCGAACCGCGGTGGCACCAGCCAACCCCGGTGATTCTGGTGGAAGGGCTGCACACCCTGTATCCGCTGATGCGGGATTTACTGGACTTCGCCATCTACGTGGACACCGACGCCACCATTCGGCGTGACTGGAAAACCACCCGGGACACCCGGGGGCGCGGCTATCGAAGCGAGGACGTCGAAGCGGAGATCCAGCGGCGGGCCACTCAGTACGATGAATGGATCGCCGGGCAGCAGGACACCGCGGATGTGATTCTGAGAATTCATCCGAGCCGGCTGGAGTCGCTGGCTCTGGGTGAAATGAATCCGGATGAGGGCGGTAGCTGTCATCACCTCGAGGTCATCGTTCACCCCCAGGCGGACAATCAGCCGGCCCTGTATTTTCCGGTGGATTTGAACAACATGAATCGCGAATCCGCCGTGCCGTTCATGCTGGCCACCGTCCCCAGCCGGTTTCGGGGCCGGGCGGTCAATGTGCTGCATGTCGACGGCCAGATGCCATCGGCGGCGCTGGCCACCCTGGAGCAGGAAATCTGCGCCTTTGCCGGCGTGGAAGCGCCCAGCGGTGACGCCTGCGCGTCAGCCGATCCTCAACCCACCATCCGTTTCGCCCAAATGCTGGTGGCCTGGCCCATTCTCGCTCAGGTGGCGGCGCTGGAATCCGCCTAG